From a single Plasmodium coatneyi strain Hackeri chromosome 4, complete sequence genomic region:
- a CDS encoding Methionine aminopeptidase 2 yields the protein MNKSNKGGAKGNTTSGKKKPTQNNEKSKSANGGGVPTVGNKTTTQQENEKRECADVEAVKKESANKAAPNKPTPNKAAANKPNGGKAPAKKSKKKVDKLDLILNEFKSETNQNGAAQNGHHAVEDEAEPVPAEEKCKIDFDEFEIEKIKKNITLKEHLMEEQNNSHIRLLKNWPQVERSIQTNPATVPIEMVYRGKNYPVGEIQNYKHVLSGKTLQEKKELEKLSLDYYEDLRKAAECHRQVRKYIQTYIQPGRKMIDIVKETEKKTKELILSHKLNCGWGFPTGCSLNHCAAHYTPNYGDETVLKYDDVCKLDFGVHVNGYIIDCAFTIAFDEKYDNLIKATQDGTNTGIKEAGIDARMCDIGEAIQEAIESYEIELNQKIYPIKAISNLRGHSINKYIIHGGKCVPIVKQKEKNEIMEEGELFAIETFASTGKGYVTHDNECSHYMRNPDKQFVPIRLNSAKTLLKVINDNFDTLPFCHRWLDDLGQKRHFMALKTLVDLNIVEPYPPLCDVKNSFTSQMEHTILLRPTCKEVLSRGPDF from the coding sequence ATGAATAAGAGTAACAAGGGGGGGGCGAAGGGCAACACCACCAGCGGGAAGAAGAAACCCACGCAGAACAATGAAAAGAGCAAAAGCGCCAATGGGGGCGGGGTCCCCACCGTAGGGAATAAGACGACAACCCAGCAGGAGAACGAAAAGAGGGAGTGCGCCGATGTGGAGGCAGTGAAGAAGGAATCTGCCAACAAGGCAGCTCCTAACAAACCAACCCCCAACAAAGCCGCTGCGAACAAACCAAACGGCGGCAAGGCCCCCGCGAAGAAGAGCAAGAAGAAGGTGGACAAGCTAGACCTCATTCTGAACGAATTCAAAAGCGAAACAAACCAAAACGGAGCCGCCCAAAATGGTCACCATGCAGTAGAAGACGAAGCAGAACCTGTCCCGGCGGAGGAGAAATGCAAAATAGACTTTGACGAGTtcgaaattgaaaaaataaaaaaaaacatcaccCTGAAGGAACACCTAATGGAGGAGCAAAATAATAGCCACATAAGATTACTAAAAAATTGGCCCCAAGTGGAAAGGAGCATACAGACCAACCCAGCAACAGTACCAATCGAAATGGTTTACCGAGGGAAGAACTACCCCGTCGGAGAAATACAAAACTATAAACATGTCCTTAGTGGAAAAACactacaagaaaaaaaagagctcGAAAAATTAAGTTTGGATTATTATGAGGATTTAAGAAAAGCTGCAGAGTGTCATAGGCAAGTTAGGAAATACATACAGACGTATATCCAAccgggaagaaaaatgataGATATAGTAAAAGagacagagaaaaaaacgaaggagTTGATTTTATCACATAAGTTAAATTGTGGCTGGGGGTTCCCAACAGGGTGTTCATTAAACCATTGTGCAGCTCATTATACGCCAAATTATGGAGACGAAACGGTTTTAAAATATGACGATGTGTGTAAGTTAGATTTTGGAGTGCATGTTAATGGGTATATTATCGACTGCGCTTTTACCATTGCTTTCGACGAAAAGTATGATAACCTTATTAAGGCCACGCAAGATGGAACAAACACAGGTATTAAGGAAGCAGGAATTGACGCCAGAATGTGTGACATAGGAGAAGCAATCCAAGAAGCTATCGAGTCATACGAAATTGAATTGAATCAAAAAATTTATCCTATTAAGGCCATTTCAAATCTCAGAGGACACTCCATTAATAAGTATATTATTCATGGGGGGAAATGTGTCCCCATTGTGaagcagaaagaaaaaaatgaaattatgGAAGAGGGGGAACTATTTGCCATCGAAACTTTTGCGTCCACTGGAAAGGGTTATGTTACGCACGACAATGAATGTTCCCATTATATGAGAAATCCAGACAAACAATTTGTACCCATTAGATTAAATTCTGCAAAGACGCTATTAAAAGTCATTAACGATAATTTTGATACACTGCCATTTTGCCATAGATGGTTGGATGACTTAGGACAGAAGAGACATTTCATGGCTTTGAAAACGCTGGTAGATTTAAACATAGTGGAGCCGTATCCCCCCCTGTGCGATGTGAAGAACTCCTTTACGTCACAAATGGAGCACACCATTTTGCTCCGCCCGACGTGTAAGGAGGTTCTCTCTCGGGGGCCAGACTTCTAA